CCGGGCAGAAAGCCCAGCAACCGGTCTGCCCCCGCCAGTAGCAGGCCCAGAAGGAGGCCCACCAGGGGGAAAAAGGGGAGTGAGCGCCCCAGGGCCTGGGGGCTGGCCCCTCTGCCGACGGGGATAACGGTGAGAAAGCCGAGGGCCGTGAGGAAGCTCAATCCAGCTTCCCCGAGACCCCGGCCTCACCGAAGGTAGCCATCTCGTCCAGGAGCCGGCAGGCGGCCTCGCAGAGGAAGATGCCCAGGCAGGCCCCCGTTCCCTCCCCCAGCCTCATCCCCAGGTCCAGAAGAGGCCGGAGGCCCAGGTGGCGGAGGATGACCCGGTGCCCGGGTTCCGCCGAAACATGAGAGGCGATGAGGGAATCCTTCAGGCCCGGGCAAAGCCCGCAGGCAATCAGGGCGGCAGCGCCGGAGATGAAGCCGTCGATGACCACCGGGATGCGGTGGGCAGCCGCCCCCAGCATCACCCCGGCCAGTCCCCCGAGCTCAAAACCGCCCACCTTGCTCAGCACATCCAGCGGGTCTCCGGGGACAGGCTGATTTACGGAGAGGGCCCTGTTTATTACAGCCACCTTACGGGCCAGACCTGCTTCATCCAGGCCGGTGCCCCGCCCCGTGAGCCTCTCCACCGGCTCCCCGGTAAAAACGGCAGCGATGGCACTGGAGGCAGTAGTATTGCCGATGCCCATGTCCCCCGTGCCCACGATGTCCAGGCCTTTCCTCATCTCCTCTTCAAGAACCTCAAGGCCCGACTCCACCGCCTGGAGGGCCTGCTTCCGGCTCATGGCGGGGCCTTTGCTCATGTCCCTGGTGCCTGGGGCCACCTTCTTGAGGACAAGCTGAGGATGAGACTCCAGTGGCGCGGCCACCCCCATGTCCACCACGACGACCCTGGCGCCAATGTGCCGGGCCAGGACATTTACCCCCGCCCCTCCACGGAGAAAGTTATAGACCATCTGGGGGGTAACCTCCTGGGGATAGGCGCTCACGCCTTCCACCACCACCCCGTGGTCCCCAGCCATGGTGATGACGGCCTTGTGGGAAAGGCGGGGGCGCTCCTGGCCCACGATGCCCGCCAGCTTTATGGAAAGCTCCTCCAGCCGGCCCAAGCTTCCCCGGGGCTTGGTGAGCTGGCCCTGACGCCCTTGGGCCAGGGCCATGGCCTCTTCATCCAGGGCACCGACGGCCCTGATGGCCCCCTCAAGGCTAAGAAAAGATGAGGTCAAATGTCTCCTCAACTAAAGTCCCCTTGCCCTAGGCAAGGGGACTTTGCTTCTTTTACCTCTGCAGCCTCCGGCCAGGAAGGAGAGGGGATAGAGGCTACTCCTCCTCCGTCTCCCCTTCTTCTTCCTCGGCGGCGGGCTTCTCCCCTTCCTCCCCGGCAACCCCCACCGGCGCGGCTGGGGCCACCTCCTCCACCCGGGCCGGGGCTTCTATCTTCGCCACCACCGTCTCGGGGTCCAGCAGGGAGGCAACCCCCTTGGGCAGGGAGAGGTCCACTATCTTTATGACCTGGCCCACCGCGGCCAGGCTGGAGACGTCCACAACGATAGCATGGGGCAGGGCCTCAGGCAGGCCCTCCACCGGGAGGGACGAAAGCCCATGGATAAGGACTCCCTCCCTGGCCCCGGGGGCCACCCCCTCAAAGTGGAGGGGGACCTCGGTCCGCACCTTCTCGGTAAGGAGGACCGCCTGGAAGTCCACATGGAGGAGCCGGCTGGTCCTGGGGTGCCTCTGGACCTCCCGGGTAATAGCCGGCTGGGCCCGGCCCCGGGACCCTATCTTTATGAAGACCAGGCCACCCCCCCCCGTCTGGGTGATGGCCCGGAGGAGCTCCTTAGCCTCCACCTGGAGGGCCTGGGAGGGCTTCCCGTGGCCGTAGAGATTGGCAGGGATTATGCCCTGCTCCCTGAGCTTCTTCACCTGCTTGCCCAGGACCTCCCGCTTGCTGACCTTCAGCTCAGCGCGCTCTTTCTTTTCTTCAGCCTTCTCAGCCATACTGACAGAATTTACCAGAGAGGGGACTAAATGTCAACCGCTGCCCCTGCCCACCCACCTCCCCCTGTCCCCAGTTAACGTCTGGCGAGCGCCCGGACCCTTTTCTTGAGACCCCGAAACGCGTAGACTAAGGACAAAACACGGGCGGCCGATGAAAAGGAGGACAGCCATGTCAAAAGTAGTGCATTTTGAGATTCATGCGGATGACCCGGAACGGGCGGTGAAGTTCTATACCCAGGCTTTCGGCTGGAAGGTGGAGGAATTGACGGGCCCGATGGAGTACTGGCTGGTTGACACCGGCCCGAAGAGCCAGCCGGGCATTAACGGCGCCATCATGCGCCGCCAGGATAAACTGGCTACGGTGAACACCATCGGCGTCCCTTCAATGGGGGAAGCCATGAAGGCAGTCAAGGCGGCCGGAGGTAAAGTGCTGACTCCGAAGATGCCCATCCTGGGTATCGGCTGGAATGCCTATTGCCTGGATACCGAGGGCAATACCTTCGGCATCTACCAGGAGGACCCTTCGGCCAAGTAGCGTCCCCAAAAAGGTCGCCGGATGGACAAGAAGTCGCTGGAAGAAGAACTCAGGAACAAGGCGGATAACGCGGAGCTGCTGGCGGAAGCCGTTGCCGGGAACACCGCTCTGCTTCCTGATGTGCTCCAGGCAGTGTCTTCTTCCGAAACGGGCGTCAGATTCAAGTCAATCAAGGTCCTGAAGCTCGTTAGCGAGGAGCATCCAGAGATACTCTATCCACACTTCGGTTTCTTTGGGCAACTCCTTGATAGCGGCAACAATATCCTCAAGTGGAACGCCATAGATATATTGGCAAACCTGGCGGCGGCTGATTCCGATAATAGGTTCGGCACCCTGTTCCAGGAATTCTACGGTCTCCTTGATGAGGGAAGTCTGATTACTGCGGCCCACGTCATAGACAGCTCAGCCAATGTGGTGAAAACCAGACCCGCTCTGGAAGACAGGATTACCAGGGAGCTCCTACGGGTGGAGGAAATACCCCTCCCC
The window above is part of the Chloroflexota bacterium genome. Proteins encoded here:
- the cobT gene encoding nicotinate-nucleotide--dimethylbenzimidazole phosphoribosyltransferase, with the protein product MALAQGRQGQLTKPRGSLGRLEELSIKLAGIVGQERPRLSHKAVITMAGDHGVVVEGVSAYPQEVTPQMVYNFLRGGAGVNVLARHIGARVVVVDMGVAAPLESHPQLVLKKVAPGTRDMSKGPAMSRKQALQAVESGLEVLEEEMRKGLDIVGTGDMGIGNTTASSAIAAVFTGEPVERLTGRGTGLDEAGLARKVAVINRALSVNQPVPGDPLDVLSKVGGFELGGLAGVMLGAAAHRIPVVIDGFISGAAALIACGLCPGLKDSLIASHVSAEPGHRVILRHLGLRPLLDLGMRLGEGTGACLGIFLCEAACRLLDEMATFGEAGVSGKLD
- a CDS encoding 50S ribosomal protein L25, producing MAEKAEEKKERAELKVSKREVLGKQVKKLREQGIIPANLYGHGKPSQALQVEAKELLRAITQTGGGGLVFIKIGSRGRAQPAITREVQRHPRTSRLLHVDFQAVLLTEKVRTEVPLHFEGVAPGAREGVLIHGLSSLPVEGLPEALPHAIVVDVSSLAAVGQVIKIVDLSLPKGVASLLDPETVVAKIEAPARVEEVAPAAPVGVAGEEGEKPAAEEEEGETEEE
- a CDS encoding VOC family protein, yielding MSKVVHFEIHADDPERAVKFYTQAFGWKVEELTGPMEYWLVDTGPKSQPGINGAIMRRQDKLATVNTIGVPSMGEAMKAVKAAGGKVLTPKMPILGIGWNAYCLDTEGNTFGIYQEDPSAK